In Candidatus Schekmanbacteria bacterium, the DNA window TGGTGCAGGGAAGATAAAAGGTATCTGCTTCTCTTCTCTCTCTGTTATGGTATTTCCGTTGCTGCAAAATTGACGACACTGCCATTGTTGGCTCCTTTGGTTCTTCTTGTTTTGATTCAAAAAAAATTTAAAATTCGTCCATTTTTGAAATCAACATTTCAATTCTTTCTACTTTCTCTTCTCGCTTTTTTTATCATTTTCCCCCATACGCTCATCCATTTTAATTATTTCTTGAAGGATGTATTTTTCTACGAATTTTTTCGTATTGACAAAGGCATAGATGCAGACCCATTTGTATCACAAATACCTAAGACATTTCTATCCGGCTATAAATTTTATATATCTGAACTTATAGCTCTTGGCTTTCATAAGTTTATTCTTTTAATAGTGCTTGCAGGATTGGTTTACTTGAGTATCCGCATGTTATGGAAGAGAAAAGATTATCTTGAACAGAAAAAACTTATTCTCGTAATACCTCTTACCTTTTCATTTCTATTTTTTGGTTTTTTGAGGAATTATTATTTACGCTACATTATGCCTGTTTTCCCTCTGATAGCAATTATTTCAGCCGGCTTTTTCTTCCAAATTTTGGAAGTCTATAATGAGAGATACAAAATTTCATTGAGGTTGTTTCAAACAGCAATAGCAAGTGCAATGATTGTTTCTTTAGGAATAAATACAGGTGTGATTTGGAAGATAAACGAAGTGAAAAAGAGGCGCATAGAGTTTTTTGAATTGGCAAAAAGCATAAAAAGATATGCCGAAAAGGGAGATTTCATCTCTTTTGATTTTTTACAAGGCGCAAATTTTGATTCATCACTCTATGGCGAGCCTCTTGGCTCTTATCCTTTAATGATGGCAGGGATTGCGCGAGATATAATCCTCATAAATCCACTGATAACTGCCAAACCCCAAAAGTTGCCATCCTTGATAATTACCGCTGATAAAAGACAGACTGATGATTCTTTTGTATTAATTGATGAAATAAAAACTCCTGAAAAGCTAAGAAACGAAATTATAAACATTGAATTCAATTCAATTAAAAGATATACTTACTTGTTAGAGAAGGCTCCTTATTATATCGATGAAGTATCTCATTTTTATGAGAAAAGGGGTGGTGGATTTCCTGATAAGTTTTTTATCTATCAAAAGAAGTAATAATGCCTCTTCTGGAGATTTCCAAACTATATTTGAAAATCTGTCATTAATTGAATAAAAGGACAGAACAACATTATATCAAAAAGGAGGATAGCTTATAGAATTGACTAAGTTTTTTTTAGGTGTTAGAAGAGAAAATTCCTAATTGGTATGTAACAATTGAGTTTTTAGAGGTATGAAAGATGATTATTTCAACAAACAAGAAAAAAATAGAGAAAATAACGCTGATCGAACCTTCATCAGCAGGGTCGCATATTTTTACCAATTATAAAATTCCCCGTCTTGGCTTGCCTGTGGTTGGCGCAAAAATAAAAGAGAAGGGATATAAAGTAAAAATCTATGTGGAGGATATAAAGCCAATCGATTACAATGAGGCATTTTCATCAGACCTTGTGGGTATCTCCTGTACTTCATCAACAGTGGTTAGAGGATATGCCATTGCAAGTGAGTTTAAGAAAAGAGGGATCCCGATTGTTATGGGCGGCTTCCATCCGACATTTATGCCTGAAGAGAGCCTACAATATTGTGATTTTGTCGTAAGGGGTGAAGGTGAGGAGACCATTGCAGAATTGCTTGATGTCCTTGAAGGAGATAGAGATATTGGCACTGTTGATGGTTTATCCTTTAAAACTTCTGAAGGAGAAGTAATCAACAACGCACCAAGAAAAATCCTTTCATCTCTTGATGATTCTCCCTTACCGGATTTTACTCTCATTGACGGATATGAAAAGATAAATATCTTTCCTTTGTCAACATCACGCGGATGTCCTTTTGATTGTCAGTTTTGTACTGTTACAAATTTTTATGGAAGGTCATATCGCACTAAAAGCATTGACAGAGTGATGAAAGAGTTTGCCAATGTCAAAGCAAATTATATCTTCATTTGCGATGATAATTTTGCCGCAAACCGCGCAAGGACAAAAGAACTTTTGGAGAGAAAAGAAAAGGAAGGCAATAAAGTGATGTGGGGTGCTCAGGTTCGAATAGAAACTGCAGATGATACTGAACTTCTTGAAAGGATGCATAGAACGAACTGTTCCAATGTCTATATAGGCTTTGAATCAATCAATCCTGAAACAATAAAAACTTTCAACAAAAAACTCGACCTGAATAAGATAAAGCGCCAAATCAAAGCCTTTCATCGATATGGAATAAAGATTCATGGAATGTTCGTTTTAGGCGCAGATTCAGATACAAGCGCTACTATAAAGGAGACACTTAAATTTACGAAGAGAACCCACATTGACACTGTTCAGTTTATGATCTTAACTCCGATTCCCGGTTCAAAGATATTCAATGACTTCCAAAGCAGAAACAAGATCTTCACATATGATTGGAGATTGTATGATGGTCATCATGTAGTCTATAAGCCGGAGAGAATGTCTCCCTTTGAACTTCAAAAAGCCGTTTTGAGAGCTACAAAAAGATTCTATTCGAAAAGGCGAATTATGCTTCGGCTGTTGAAATTTGACTTATTTACAACTTTTGGAAGATCTCAAGGATATAAGCTTTTTAGACAATGGATGAAAGAAAATAAAAAATTCCTCGAGAGGATAAGGACAGGACTGTATGATAAGATAAAATCCTTTGATCCTGTAAATAGTGATAGTAAAGATGCTAATTTAACCATCAACTGAAAAATGTGTGAAATGGAGGAAAGGAAATTTGAGCAAAAGAAGGGTTGTAGTAACCGGAGTAGGCATTATTTCTCCCATAGGAATAGGTGAAAAAGAAAATCTTGAATCGCTCAGGAATGGAAAAAGCGGCATAACACGAATTACTCATTTTGACCCCTCACAATTTTCCTGCCAAGTTGCGGCAGAAGTCAAAAATTTTGATGCAACACAATATATGGATTCTCGCGAAGCAAAGAAAATGGATATTTTTATTCAGTTTGCAGTTGCGGCAAGTGTAATGGCAATGAAGGATTCAGGGCTCGAGGTAAAGGATGACTTTGCTGATAGAGTAGGTGTAATTGTAGGTTCAGGCATAGGTGGAATGCCATTGATAGAGCACAACCATAAGGTTTTGCTTGAGAAGGGTCCGCGCCGCATTTCTCCTTTTTTCATTCCGCAGGTGATAATCAATCTTGCACCCGGACATATTGCGATGATGTTCAACGCAAAAGGGCCAAACTCGAGTGTTGTAACGGCATGCGCATCGGCAACACATTCCATTGGTGAGGCATTTAGGTCTATACAGCGCGGTGAAGCAGATGTTATGATTACAGGAGGCACAGAAGCTGTGATAACACCTCTTGCAATCGGAGGCTTTTGTTCAATGAAGGCACTTACAACTCAAAATGATAATCCTGAAAAAGCTTCAAAACCTTTCGATAAAAACAGAGATGGATTCATT includes these proteins:
- a CDS encoding radical SAM protein, with product MIISTNKKKIEKITLIEPSSAGSHIFTNYKIPRLGLPVVGAKIKEKGYKVKIYVEDIKPIDYNEAFSSDLVGISCTSSTVVRGYAIASEFKKRGIPIVMGGFHPTFMPEESLQYCDFVVRGEGEETIAELLDVLEGDRDIGTVDGLSFKTSEGEVINNAPRKILSSLDDSPLPDFTLIDGYEKINIFPLSTSRGCPFDCQFCTVTNFYGRSYRTKSIDRVMKEFANVKANYIFICDDNFAANRARTKELLERKEKEGNKVMWGAQVRIETADDTELLERMHRTNCSNVYIGFESINPETIKTFNKKLDLNKIKRQIKAFHRYGIKIHGMFVLGADSDTSATIKETLKFTKRTHIDTVQFMILTPIPGSKIFNDFQSRNKIFTYDWRLYDGHHVVYKPERMSPFELQKAVLRATKRFYSKRRIMLRLLKFDLFTTFGRSQGYKLFRQWMKENKKFLERIRTGLYDKIKSFDPVNSDSKDANLTIN
- the fabF gene encoding beta-ketoacyl-[acyl-carrier-protein] synthase II; amino-acid sequence: MSKRRVVVTGVGIISPIGIGEKENLESLRNGKSGITRITHFDPSQFSCQVAAEVKNFDATQYMDSREAKKMDIFIQFAVAASVMAMKDSGLEVKDDFADRVGVIVGSGIGGMPLIEHNHKVLLEKGPRRISPFFIPQVIINLAPGHIAMMFNAKGPNSSVVTACASATHSIGEAFRSIQRGEADVMITGGTEAVITPLAIGGFCSMKALTTQNDNPEKASKPFDKNRDGFIMGEGSGILILEELEFAKKRGANIRAEICGFGQSCDAYHMTSPSLDGDGAVRCMEATIKDAEVNPEEVSYINAHGTSTPLNDKIETTAIKNVFKDNAYKIPVSSTKSMTGHLLGAAGAIESVFSVLSIEKGFIPPTINYEEKDPECDLDYVPNEARDADLKYVLSNSFGFGGTNACLMFKKFED